In Haliscomenobacter hydrossis DSM 1100, the DNA window TCAGAACGAGGAATTCATCAACCCAATCGATAAGGATAAAATTGCCGAAAACCCCCATTTACTCCCCTATGCCCATACGCGGGGAGGGGTAAGCATCAAACCTACGGATAAGGGGAAAGTCAAAGGCCGGGCAGTAACCGCCATGTACGAGCAAACGGACATGGACCTTGACCAAATTCGCCAACAAATCGAGTTGTTGGCTTCTCAAGCCAAAGCCATTCAAAACCGGGTC includes these proteins:
- a CDS encoding DUF2452 domain-containing protein; protein product: MSERQNEEFINPIDKDKIAENPHLLPYAHTRGGVSIKPTDKGKVKGRAVTAMYEQTDMDLDQIRQQIELLASQAKAIQNRVNISERIYLADMNFGPIIGKIYHLYRRSNGKDVMSMISPSEWGSKAPYEFVATIKLLADHTWDVLETGNVDL